AGCCACCCGATCGCGTTCGGCAGGATGTCCGCGTCCACGGCCGCCGCGACCTGCTCCAGCCAGTCCACGTCCAGCCCCGCCTGCACGAAGACCGGCGCGATCCGCCAGCCGTCCGTGATGTCGTGGTCGTCGAGCCAGTCGGTGAGCGTGTCCTCCCGGTCGGAGGCCTCCAGGGGGCTCAACACCGGTGCCTTGGCGACCAGTTCGGCCGTGCGCTCCTGGATCTCGACCAGCCGGGCCAGCGCGTCCGGGTCGTATCCGCCGGACGCGATGATGCCGAGCTTGTGCCGCATCTTCGCCACCCGCTCGCGCAGCGTGGCGGTCGCGCGGACCGCCGCCGCGGCCGGGTTGTTGAGCTCGTGGGTGAGGCCGGCCGACAACGAGCCCAGGGCCAGCAGCCGTTCCCGCTGGCCGATGGCCCGCTGGGCGTTCTTCGAGCCGAAGAAGAGGCCCTCCAGCAGATGTGCGGCCATCGGGAACCACTCCCGCATGACGGCCGAGAACGACTCGGCGGGCAGCACGAAGAACCGCGTCGGCTCCGTCACCCGCATCGAGTTGTTGTAGACCTGCGGCACCCGGTCCCCGAGATACGCGGTCATGGCCCCCGAGTACACCCCGCGCTGCGAGGTGCGGTTCACCTCGATGTCGTCCGCGCCGACCCGGCGGGACAGCACGACGGCGCCCTCGATCATCACGTAGAAGCAGGTCGCCGGCTCGCCCTCGGCGTACACCGGACCGGGCTCGAAGAGCTCCACCCGGCCCTCGCTGCACAGCCGTCCGAGCTGCTCGGGGGAGAGCTTCTCGAACAGGAACAGCGCCCCGACCTCGGCGGGGCTGCACGGCATCAACCGCCCGCTCATGACTGCTCCAGATACCGGTGGACGAGCATCACGGCCATGGCTCCCTCTCCTACGGCGGACGCGACGCGCTTGGCGGACTCCGCGCGCGCGTCGCCCGCCACGAACACGCCGGGAATGTTGGTCTCCAGGTGGTACGGCGGCCGGTCCAGCTCCCAGCTCGCCGGCGGCCGCCCGTCCGGCGTGAGGTCGGGCCCGGCCAGGATGAAGCCGCGCTCGTCGCGCAGCACGGCGCCGTCCAGCCAGTCGGTGAGCGGGGCCGCGCCGATGAACACGAACATCCACTGCGCGTCCACGAGTTCACTTGCGCCGCTGTCCACGTCCCGCAGTGTCAGCTGCTCCAGCCGGCCGGAGCCGTGCGCGGCGTCGACGACCGTGCGGGTGCGCACGGTGATGTTGGGCGCCTCCTCGATCTGCTGGATCAGGTAGTACGACATCGACGCGGCCAGGGACTCCCCGCGCACCAGCAGCGTGACGGACTTGGCGCCCTTCGCCAGGTGCATCGCCGCCTGTCCGGCCGAGTTGGCGCCGCCCACGATGTACACGTCCTGCCCCTGGCAGGCGGCCGCCTCGGTGAGCGCCGACCCGTAGAACACCCCGCAGCCGGTCAGGTCGTCGCAGCCCGGGGCCGCCAGCTGCCGGTAGGACACGCCCGTCGCGAGGATCACGCTGTGCGCGGCCACCGCCGAGCCGTCCGAGAACCGGACCACCCGCGCCGATCCGTTGACCTCCAGGCCCGTCACCTCGCGCGCGGTGAGGATCTCGGCCCCGAACTTGGCGGCCTGCCGCCGCGCCCGGTCGGTGAGCTGCGCGCCGGACACGCCGTCGGGGAAACCCAGGTAGTTCTCGATGCGCGAGCTCTGCCCGGCCTGTCCGCCGGTCGCCGACCGCTCCACGAGCACCGTCCGCAGCCCCTCCGACGCCCCGTACACGGCCGAGCCGAGCCCGGCCGGGCCGCCGCCGATCACCACGAGGTCGTAGAACTCGGCCGTCGGCGTCGTCGCCAGGCCCACGCGGGCGGCCAGCTCGGGTGAATCCGGCTCGAGAAGCGGCTCGCCCTCCTGGGTGATCACCAGCGGCAGCCGCTGTCCGTCCGCACCGGCCGCGGCCAGCAGCCGCCGCCCCTCGGGGTCGTCGGCCGAGTACCAGCGGTAGGGCACCTGGTTGCGGGCCAGGAACTCCCGCACCTCCGAGGAGCGCGCCGACCAGCGGTGTCCGACGACCTTGGTGGCGGGCACCGGCCGGTAGTCGCTGTTGCGCCAGGCGTCCAGCAGATCGTCCAGGACGGGGTAGAGCTTCTCCTCCGGCGGGTCCCACGGCTTCAGCAGATAGTGGTCGAGGTCGACGACGTTGATCGCGTCGATCGCCGCGTTGGTGTCGGCGTACGCGGTCAGCAGCACGCGCCGCGCGCCCGGGTACACGTCCAGGGCCTCTTCCAGGAACTCGATGCCGTTCATCTGCGGCATCCGGTAGTCGGCCAGGATCACGGCCACCAGGTCGCCGCGCAGCTTCAGCTCGCGCAGCGCCTCCAGCGCGGACTCCCCGGACTCCGCGCGCACGATCCGGTACGAGGCGCCGTAGCGGCGTCGCAGGTCACGGGCGACGGCACGGGAGACCCCCGGGTCGTCGTCCACGGTCAGGATGACGGTCCGCGCTGTATCGGCGGCCTGTGCCATACGTCTCCACCCCGAGAACGGTCAGAAATCGCGGCACGACGAACCCCGCGCCGGATTCGCCCATCGTATGTTCGATCGCCCCGGTTCGCTCGGAGTCGCCGGGGACGGTGCGCTCCCGGTACAAGGTCGGGGCGCGCAGGGGCAACGCGCGCTTCAGCCGTGCCGAGCCGCGAGCACACAGAACTCGTTGCCCTCGGGGTCGGCCAGCACCACCCAGGACTGCTCGCCCTGGCCCACGTCGACGTGGCGCGCGCCCAGGGACAGCAGGCGGGCCACCTCGGCCGCCTGGTCGTCCGGGCGGAAGTCCAGGTGGAGCCGGTTCTTCACCGACCTGCTCTCCTCGACCGCGACGAAGAGGAGGCCGGGGAGCCGGTCCGGGGCGGGTCTGATCTCGTACTCGTCGGACGCGTCGTCGACCACGACCCAGCCGAGGGCCGCGGCCCACCAGCGGCCCAGCGCCACCGGATCGGCCGCGTCGACGACTGTCTGTTCCCATTCCAGACTCATGCGCTCCAGCGTAGTGAAGACTGGCCGGGTACGGATGATCTTTACGCAGGGAGGCCACGGGATGACGAGCCCGATCACGGCAGGGGTCGACGGGACGGACGAGAGCCTCGCCGCGCTGGCCTGGGCGGCGCGCGAGGCCGTCCGGTGCGAGCGGGAGCTGCGGGTGGTGCACGTCTGGCGGTTCCAGCCGGACGCGGCGGCCGACGTCGCCGACCGGGACGCGCAGGAACGGTGGGTGTGGCACTCCGTACGGAAGGCGGTGACGGAGGCCGCCGAGCGGCACCCCGGACTTCCGGTCACCACCGACGTCCTGGAGGGCCCGGCCGTGGAGACGCTGGTCGCCGCCGCTGCCGAGGCCCACACCCTGGTCCTCGGCTCGCGCGGGCACGGCCCGTTCGTCGGGTTCCTGCTGGGCTCGGTCGGCCAGGGGGTGATCGCCGAGGCCGCGCGCCCGGTGGTCCTGGTCCGGGCCGGCGACCGGCCGTCGTCCGAGGCGGCGGGCCGGGAGATCGTCGTCGGCCAGCAGGGCGAGCCGGAGGACAGCGCCCCCGCGCTGCGGTTCGCGTTCGAGACGGCGGCGGCCCGCGGCGCGTCGGTCCGGGCGGTACGGGCCTGGACGCTGCCGCCGGTGTTCGCCTACAGCCCCGGTTCGCTCAAGCTCCTCGACGACGCCGGCGGCCCGGAGCCGTTCGAGAAGAAGGCGCTGGCCGAGGCCGTGGCGCCGTGGCGGGAGCGGTTCCCGGACGTGCCGGTGGTCGAGCACGTGGAGATGGGCAGCGCGGGGCAGGTGCTGCTGGCGGTGGCCGGGCGGGCGCAGCTCATGGTGGTCGGCCGCAGGGTCCACCGCACGGCCGTGGGCGCCCGCATCGGCTCCGTCGCACACGGCGTCCTGCACCACGCGGACTGCCCGGTCGCCGTCGTGCCCCACGACTGACCCACCGGGCCGACCCGTTCCGCCTGTTCCGGCCTGTTCCGGTCTACTCCGGGACGGTCGGCTCCAGGGTCTCCCGGGCCTTGGGCAGGATCTTCTCGATGTAGTCCTCGACCGCGGTGTCGAGCCCGATGTCGTGCTGCGCGTGCTCCGACAGGTACCAGCGGTGTTCGAGGAGCTCGTGGTAGATCTCCGCCGGGTCCATGGAGCCGCGCAGCTCGAGCGGCACGGCGCGCACGGTGGGCCGGAAGACGTCCCGGACCCACCGGTGCGCCAGCACCTCGGGGCGGGCCGCGAGCGGGTCGCCGGGCGCGTAGTCGTCCTGGGTCGCCATCCAGCTCTCCAGGTCGTTCAGCAGCCGCCGGGCCTGGTTCTCCTCGGCGTCCAGTCCGGTCAGCCGCAGCAGCTGCCGCTGGTGGTGGCCGGCGTCGACGACCTTCGGCACGAAGGTGACGGTGTCGCCGTTGGCGGAGTGCTCGATCTGCATCTCGGCGACGTCGAAGCCCAGCTCGTTGAGCCGGCGGATCCGGCGCTCGATGTACTGGTACTTGCCCGCCGGGTACACCGAGACGCGGGTTAGCTCCTCCCACAGCTCCCCGTAGCGGCCGCAGATCTCCATGCCGAACTCGATCGCGTCCACCGACGGGTGCAGCGCCCCGGACGCCTCCAGGTCGAGCAGCTCGCCGCTGATGTTGACGCGGGCGAGGTCCAGGTCGTACTCGCGCTGGCCGGTGCTCAGCTGCGGGTGCAGGTCGCCGGTCTCGGCGTCGACGAGATAGGCGGCGTAGGCTCCCGCGTCCCGCCGGAACAGGGTGTTGGACAGCGAGCAGTCGCCCCACGCGAACCCGGCGAGGTGCAGCCGCACCAGGAGCACGGCGAGCGCGTCCATCAGCCGGTGCATGGTCGCCGGCCGCATGGTCGTCTCGAACATCGAGCGGTACGGCATCGAGCCGCCCAGGTGCCGGGTGACCAGCACCGACTCCAGGGCGTCGCCGGCGTCGTCGGCGCGGCCGGTGACGACGGCCAGCGGGTCGACGGCCGGGATGCCGAGCCGGTCCAGATCGCGCAGCAGCTCGTACTCGCGCAGCGCGGGCCGCTGGGCGAGCTCCTTGACGGCGATCACCTCGTCGCCGGCCCGGGCGTAGCGCACCACGTGACGGGAGATGCCGCGCGGCAGCGGGACGAGGACCTCTTCGGGCCACTCCTCCAGGGGCAGGTGCCAGGGCAGCTCCAGCAGGAGTGCCGGATGCTCCGGGTTGGTGGCGCTGATCTGCAAAGCCATGGCCTGACCTTAGACGGCGCGTTCGCGGGCCTGCTGAGCGGCCGCCCGCACGGACCCCTGGTGGAGGGGCCCGTGCCCGGGCAGCAGCAGCTCGGCCGACAGTCCCTCGATGACGTCCAGCGACGCCACGGCGCGGGCGCGCTCGTGGTGGAACATGTCCGGCAGCAGCTGTGGTCCCTGGAGCCGGGAGGTCGGATGGCCGCTCACCAGGGCGTCGCCGGAGACGACGATGCCCGCCTCGGGGAGGTGGAACACCGTGTGGCCGCTGGTGTGGCCGGGCGTGTGCACGGGCACGGGCCGGCCGGGGAGGTCGAGCGGGCCGTCCGCCGTCGGGAACGCCTCGGGCGCGGTGACCGGGTAGGGCGCGACGCCGTCGGAGCGCAGCACGTGCACCATCCAGGGCAGCACACCGGGCCGCCAGATGTTCCCCAGCACCTGGCCGACGGTCACCTGCTGGAGGAACTCCCGCCGGGCGTGCGGCACTTCGGCCTCGTGGAGGTAGACCGGGGTGGCGTAGGTCGAGCGCAGGTGCTCGGCGGAGCCCAGGTGGTCGTTGTGGGCGTGCGTGATGAGGACGGCCGTGACCGCCTCCGGCGAACTGCCCACCGAGGCAAGGGAGTCCAGGACCCGCTGCCGGTCGCCGGGGTAGCCGGTGTCGATCAGGGTGACGGCGTCCCCGTCCTTGAGGATCACCCAGTTGGTGTTGCCGCCGTGCACCAGGTAGGTGCCGTCCGCCACTTGCCGTACGTCTGCCCGCATGGCCGTCCCATGTCGTGAGGTTCGTGCTCGACGGGGACAGCAAAGCAGATC
This window of the Streptomyces sp. NBC_01275 genome carries:
- a CDS encoding DUF4032 domain-containing protein encodes the protein MALQISATNPEHPALLLELPWHLPLEEWPEEVLVPLPRGISRHVVRYARAGDEVIAVKELAQRPALREYELLRDLDRLGIPAVDPLAVVTGRADDAGDALESVLVTRHLGGSMPYRSMFETTMRPATMHRLMDALAVLLVRLHLAGFAWGDCSLSNTLFRRDAGAYAAYLVDAETGDLHPQLSTGQREYDLDLARVNISGELLDLEASGALHPSVDAIEFGMEICGRYGELWEELTRVSVYPAGKYQYIERRIRRLNELGFDVAEMQIEHSANGDTVTFVPKVVDAGHHQRQLLRLTGLDAEENQARRLLNDLESWMATQDDYAPGDPLAARPEVLAHRWVRDVFRPTVRAVPLELRGSMDPAEIYHELLEHRWYLSEHAQHDIGLDTAVEDYIEKILPKARETLEPTVPE
- a CDS encoding ATP-binding protein, whose translation is MSGRLMPCSPAEVGALFLFEKLSPEQLGRLCSEGRVELFEPGPVYAEGEPATCFYVMIEGAVVLSRRVGADDIEVNRTSQRGVYSGAMTAYLGDRVPQVYNNSMRVTEPTRFFVLPAESFSAVMREWFPMAAHLLEGLFFGSKNAQRAIGQRERLLALGSLSAGLTHELNNPAAAAVRATATLRERVAKMRHKLGIIASGGYDPDALARLVEIQERTAELVAKAPVLSPLEASDREDTLTDWLDDHDITDGWRIAPVFVQAGLDVDWLEQVAAAVDADILPNAIGWLNYTVETELLMDEIGDSTTRISHLVDAAKQYSQLDRAPYRVVDVHELLDSTLLMLSGKIGQRIEVVKEYDRTVPEVPAYPAELNQVWTNLVDNAVFAIDSTGGEGTLTVRTALDGDRLLVEFRDTGPGIPPDIRSRIFDPFFTTKPVGEGTGLGLDISWRIVVNKHHGELHVDSAPGDTRFQVLLPLTAAEPDSESESESVRDAGTPVNAETALNAEEPA
- a CDS encoding MBL fold metallo-hydrolase; translated protein: MRADVRQVADGTYLVHGGNTNWVILKDGDAVTLIDTGYPGDRQRVLDSLASVGSSPEAVTAVLITHAHNDHLGSAEHLRSTYATPVYLHEAEVPHARREFLQQVTVGQVLGNIWRPGVLPWMVHVLRSDGVAPYPVTAPEAFPTADGPLDLPGRPVPVHTPGHTSGHTVFHLPEAGIVVSGDALVSGHPTSRLQGPQLLPDMFHHERARAVASLDVIEGLSAELLLPGHGPLHQGSVRAAAQQARERAV
- a CDS encoding VOC family protein codes for the protein MSLEWEQTVVDAADPVALGRWWAAALGWVVVDDASDEYEIRPAPDRLPGLLFVAVEESRSVKNRLHLDFRPDDQAAEVARLLSLGARHVDVGQGEQSWVVLADPEGNEFCVLAARHG
- a CDS encoding universal stress protein produces the protein MTSPITAGVDGTDESLAALAWAAREAVRCERELRVVHVWRFQPDAAADVADRDAQERWVWHSVRKAVTEAAERHPGLPVTTDVLEGPAVETLVAAAAEAHTLVLGSRGHGPFVGFLLGSVGQGVIAEAARPVVLVRAGDRPSSEAAGREIVVGQQGEPEDSAPALRFAFETAAARGASVRAVRAWTLPPVFAYSPGSLKLLDDAGGPEPFEKKALAEAVAPWRERFPDVPVVEHVEMGSAGQVLLAVAGRAQLMVVGRRVHRTAVGARIGSVAHGVLHHADCPVAVVPHD
- a CDS encoding FAD-dependent oxidoreductase encodes the protein MAQAADTARTVILTVDDDPGVSRAVARDLRRRYGASYRIVRAESGESALEALRELKLRGDLVAVILADYRMPQMNGIEFLEEALDVYPGARRVLLTAYADTNAAIDAINVVDLDHYLLKPWDPPEEKLYPVLDDLLDAWRNSDYRPVPATKVVGHRWSARSSEVREFLARNQVPYRWYSADDPEGRRLLAAAGADGQRLPLVITQEGEPLLEPDSPELAARVGLATTPTAEFYDLVVIGGGPAGLGSAVYGASEGLRTVLVERSATGGQAGQSSRIENYLGFPDGVSGAQLTDRARRQAAKFGAEILTAREVTGLEVNGSARVVRFSDGSAVAAHSVILATGVSYRQLAAPGCDDLTGCGVFYGSALTEAAACQGQDVYIVGGANSAGQAAMHLAKGAKSVTLLVRGESLAASMSYYLIQQIEEAPNITVRTRTVVDAAHGSGRLEQLTLRDVDSGASELVDAQWMFVFIGAAPLTDWLDGAVLRDERGFILAGPDLTPDGRPPASWELDRPPYHLETNIPGVFVAGDARAESAKRVASAVGEGAMAVMLVHRYLEQS